The following DNA comes from Noviherbaspirillum sp. L7-7A.
GCCGGCACTGCGCCCGACGCGGCCGATGCGCTGGTGCTGCCATGCGACGCTGCCCATCCGGCCAGCCTGGCGCAGGCCTGCGCCTGCGTGATCGACCGCTGGGGCGGCGTCGATGTGGCGATCTATCTTGCCGCCGACTATCAGCCGATGCGGGCCTGGGAGCTCGACCTTGATGTAGCCAGCCGCATGATCGACATCAACCTGGGCGGCGCCATTGCCTTTGCCGCCTGCCTCATGCCCTGCCTGCTGCGGCAGGGGCAGGGCCAGCTGGCCTTCGTCGCCAGCGTGGCCGGCTACGGCGGCCTGCCGAAATCCCTGATCTACGGCCCGACCAAGGCCGCGCTGATCAATTTCGCCGAAACCCTGTACCTGGATTTGGCGCCGAAGGGCATCGGCGTGAGGGTGATCAATCCGGGCTTCGTCGCCACGCCGCTTACCGCGGGCAACGACTTCTCGATGCCGGCGCTGATCACGCCGGAACAGGCGGCGCAGGCCATACTCAAGGGCTATGCCGGCACCGCGTTCGAAATCGATTTCCCGCGCCGCTTCACGCGGCCGATGAAGCTGCTGTCACTCTTGCCGTACCGCTGGTACTTCCCGCTGGTGCGGCGCATTACCGGACTGTGAAGGAAAGAACCATGGATGCCGCGCAGGCGCTGGCCAGGCTGGCCGACTATTTCGAAAGCATGACGCCACAGAGCGTGGACCGCATCGGCGACTTCTATGCGCCCAATGCCCGCTTCAAGGACCCGTTCAACGATGTGCGCGGCGTGCCGGCGATCCGGCAGGTGTTTCAGCACATGTTCCGCCAGGTCGGACAGCCGCGCTTCATCGTCACGGAACGCATTGGTGGCGAGGTTGGCGACGCCGGCGCGGTGCTGCTCTGGCAGTTTCACTTCCATGCCCGCTTCGGCCTTCGGGAACGGGCGCAGATCATCCATGGCGCCTCGCATCTGCGCTTCGACGCGGCAGGCCTGGTGGTGCTGCATCGGGATTACTGGGACGCCGCCGAAGAGCTGTATGCCA
Coding sequences within:
- a CDS encoding nuclear transport factor 2 family protein, which produces MDAAQALARLADYFESMTPQSVDRIGDFYAPNARFKDPFNDVRGVPAIRQVFQHMFRQVGQPRFIVTERIGGEVGDAGAVLLWQFHFHARFGLRERAQIIHGASHLRFDAAGLVVLHRDYWDAAEELYAKLPLLGTLMRALAGKLAA
- a CDS encoding SDR family NAD(P)-dependent oxidoreductase — encoded protein: MNPAITDWRGKRVWLMGASSGIGAALARELLARGARVALSARKESMLHELAGTAPDAADALVLPCDAAHPASLAQACACVIDRWGGVDVAIYLAADYQPMRAWELDLDVASRMIDINLGGAIAFAACLMPCLLRQGQGQLAFVASVAGYGGLPKSLIYGPTKAALINFAETLYLDLAPKGIGVRVINPGFVATPLTAGNDFSMPALITPEQAAQAILKGYAGTAFEIDFPRRFTRPMKLLSLLPYRWYFPLVRRITGL